One genomic region from Homalodisca vitripennis isolate AUS2020 chromosome 6, UT_GWSS_2.1, whole genome shotgun sequence encodes:
- the LOC124364538 gene encoding lactoylglutathione lyase-like: MLNWQYSALGSTNLPSTMSSPSGLSDAEVKALCQDPDADTKDFIVQQIMFHMKDPRKSLPFYTKVLGMRLLQKLDLPEYRLSAYFVGYENESEIPSGDKERTEWTLSRKATLELIHNWGTENNPDLKYNDSKDQFNGFGHIGLNVPDVDAACARFEKLGVSFKKRPEDGRTKGVAFIKDPDGNEIEILNATAMAEVLH; the protein is encoded by the exons ATGCTTAATTGGCAGTATTCTGCTCTTGGTAGTACAAACCTACCATCTACGATGAGTTCTCCATCAGGATTATCAGATGCTGAGGTCAAGGCACTTTGTCAAGATCCAGATGCTGATACTAAG GATTTCATCGTGCAGCAGATCATGTTTCACATGAAAGATCCAAGGAAGTCTTTGCCCTTCTACACAAAGGTATTGGGAATGAGGCTACTCCAAAAGCTGGACCTCCCAGAGTACAGGCTCTCAGCGTACTTTGTGGGTTACGAGAACGAGAGTGAGATTCCTTCCGGCGATAAAGAACGGACGGAGTGGACTCTTTCTCGTAAAGCCACGCTTGAGTTGATACA CAACTGGGGGACAGAAAACAACCCTGATTTGAAGTACAATGACAGTAAAGACCAGTTTAATGGATTTG GACACATCGGCTTGAACGTCCCTGATGTGGATGCCGCGTGTGCCAGGTTCGAGAAGCTAGGCGTGTCGTTCAAGAAGAGACCTGAGGATG GAAGAACGAAAGGGGTAGCCTTTATTAAGGATCCTGATGGAAACGAGAtagaaattttgaatgcaacaGCAATGGCTGAAGTTCTtcactaa